In Lonchura striata isolate bLonStr1 chromosome 2, bLonStr1.mat, whole genome shotgun sequence, a single genomic region encodes these proteins:
- the LOC110477034 gene encoding glypican-5 isoform X2: MGYCLSIMRGCLAGVAEVDLHWQGYLQCLEELSGALSGAHGIAHLLLNFQSLLRDALEQARINGPELSEQVNKICGPPVRKPKHSPGCSFDQNKDNQGLKMFSRDSEQTLTNRRKEFIRHLRPYRAFFGGLAEQLCGSELAAADGLRCWNGDDVVRRHCI, translated from the exons ATGGGCTACTGCCTCAGCATCATGCGGGGCTGCCTGGCTGGCGTAGCAGAGGTTGATCTCCACTGGCAGGGGTACCTCCAGTGCCTGGAGGAGCTCTCGGGAGCCCTGAGCGGAGCACACGGCATCGCACACCTGCTGCTGAACTTCCAGTCCCTTCTTCGTGACGCTCTGGAACAGGCTCGGATCAACGGGCCGGAATTATCTGAGCAG gTGAATAAGATATGTGGCCCTCCTGTAAGAAAGCCTAAACATTCTCCAGGTTGCTCCTTTGATCAGAACAAAGATAATCAAGGGTTGAAGATGTTCTCCAGAGACAGTGAACAAACACTCACCAACAGAAGAAA GGAGTTTATCAGGCACCTGCGGCCCTACCGAGCCTTTTTCGGCGGCCTGGCGGAGCAGCTGTGCGGGAGCGAGCTGGCGGCTGCCGATGGGCTCCGCTGCTGGAACGGAGACGATGTCGTAAGGAG